Proteins from a single region of Mustela erminea isolate mMusErm1 chromosome X, mMusErm1.Pri, whole genome shotgun sequence:
- the C1GALT1C1 gene encoding C1GALT1-specific chaperone 1 yields MLSESSSFLKGMMLGSIFCALITMLGHIRIGHGDRRHQHKHHHLQAPNKEDILKISEDERMELSKSFRVYCIILVKPKDVSLWAAVRETWTKHCDKAEFFSSENVKVFESINMETDDMWLMMRKAYKYAFDKYRDQYNWFFLARPTMFAIMENLKYFLLKKDPSQPFYLGHTIKSGDLEYVSVEGGIVLSIESMKRLNSLLGIPEKCPEQGGMIWKISEDKQLAVCLKYAGVFAENAEDSEGKDVFNTKSVGLFIKEAMSNHPNLVVEGCCSDMAVTFNGLTPNQMHVMMYGVYRLRAFGHIFHDALVFLPPNGSDND; encoded by the coding sequence atGCTTTCTGAAAGCAGTTCATTTTTGAAGGGTATGATGCTTGGAAGCATTTTCTGTGCCTTGATCACTATGCTAGGACACATTAGGATTGGTCATGGAGATAGAAGGCACCAGCATAAGCATCATCACCTACAAGCGCCTAATAAAGAAGATATCTTGAAAATTTCAGAGGATGAACGCATGGAGCTCAGTAAGAGCTTTCGGGTATACTGTATCATCCTTGTAAAACCCAAAGATGTGAGTCTTTGGGCTGCAGTGAGAGAGACTTGGACCAAACACTGTGACAAAGCCGAGTTCTTCAGTTCTGAAAATGTTAAAGTGTTTGAGTCAATTAACATGGAAACAGATGACATGTGGCTAATGATGAGAAAGGCTTACAAATATGCCTTTGATAAATACAGAGACCAATACAACTGGTTCTTTCTTGCACGCCCCACTATGTTTGCTATtatggaaaacttaaaatattttttgttaaaaaaggaTCCATCACAACCTTTCTATCTAGGTCACACTATAAAATCTGGAGACCTTGAATATGTGAGTGTTGAAGGAGGCATCGTCTTAAGTATAGAATCAATGAAAAGGCTTAACAGCCTCCTCGGTATCCCTGAAAAGTGTCCTGAACAGGGAGGGATGATTTGGAAGATATCAGAAGATAAGCAGCTAGCAGTCTGCCTGAAATATGCTGGAGTGTTTGCAGAAAATGCAGAAGATTCGGAAGGAAAGGATGTATTTAACACCAAATCCGTTGGGCTTTTTATTAAAGAGGCAATGTCTAATCACCCCAACCTTGTTGTAGAAGGATGCTGTTCAGATATGGCTGTTACTTTTAATGGACTGACACCTAATCAGATGCATGTGATGATGTATGGGGTGTACCGTCTTAGGGCATTTGGGCATATTTTCCACGATGCGTTGGTTTTCTTACCTCCAAATGGTTCTGACAATGACTGA